The proteins below come from a single Burkholderia humptydooensis genomic window:
- a CDS encoding ParB-like protein, translating to MTIGQDVHLIPAKLDALRPTQITVGYREVKAKRKHWKSLGKKARRAAIESHWFPAVLGPGGEYFITDHHHLGLALIEEGVTQVKAMLLKDLSWLDETIFWRMMEHNQWVHPFGANGARHDYARLPTSLVGLKDDPYRSLAGELRTAGGYAKDATPFSEFLWADFLRPKIALTQIRKDFAKALEAALGYAHTQEARYLPGWSGVIAAPR from the coding sequence ATGACGATCGGCCAGGACGTGCATCTCATTCCCGCGAAGCTCGATGCGCTGCGCCCGACGCAGATCACGGTCGGCTATCGCGAAGTGAAGGCAAAGCGCAAGCATTGGAAGTCGCTCGGCAAGAAGGCGCGCCGCGCGGCGATCGAGTCGCACTGGTTCCCGGCCGTGCTCGGGCCGGGCGGCGAATACTTCATCACCGATCACCATCATCTCGGGCTCGCGCTCATCGAGGAGGGCGTGACCCAGGTGAAGGCGATGCTGCTGAAGGATCTGTCGTGGCTCGACGAGACGATCTTCTGGCGGATGATGGAGCACAACCAATGGGTGCATCCGTTCGGCGCGAACGGCGCGCGCCACGACTACGCCCGCCTGCCGACGTCGCTCGTCGGCCTGAAGGACGATCCCTACCGCAGCCTCGCGGGCGAGCTGCGCACGGCGGGCGGCTACGCGAAGGACGCGACGCCGTTCAGCGAGTTCCTGTGGGCCGATTTCCTGCGCCCGAAAATCGCGCTGACGCAGATCCGCAAGGATTTCGCGAAGGCGCTCGAAGCGGCGCTCGGCTACGCGCACACGCAGGAGGCGCGCTATCTGCCGGGCTGGTCCGGCGTGATCGCGGCGCCGCGCTGA
- a CDS encoding MFS transporter yields MAISWTREQRNVTIAAYLGWTLDAFDFFLMVFVLKDIAAEFNTKIPAVAFAITLTLAARPIGALIFGRLADHFGRRPTLMINIACYSLLELASGFAPSLAALLALRTLFGVAMGGEWGVGSALTMETIPPRARGAVSGLLQAGYPSGYLLASVVFGLFYQYIGWRGMFMIGVLPALLVLYVRAKVPESPAWRQMEKRARPSLVATLKQNWKLSIYAVVLMTAFNFFSHGTQDLYPTFLREQHHFDPHTVSWITIVLNIGAIVGGLTFGWLSERIGRRRAIFIAALIALPVLPLWAFSAGTLALAAGAFLMQISVQGAWGVIPVHLNEISPDEIRATFPGFVYQLGNLLASGNATMQAQLAVDHGNDYSMALATVAGIVAVVICVLIVFSRERRGIDMTQTAAMGSTTG; encoded by the coding sequence ATGGCCATAAGCTGGACCCGGGAACAACGCAACGTCACGATCGCCGCCTACCTCGGCTGGACGCTCGACGCATTCGATTTCTTCCTGATGGTCTTCGTGCTGAAAGACATCGCCGCCGAATTCAACACGAAGATTCCCGCCGTCGCGTTCGCGATCACGCTGACGCTCGCCGCGCGCCCGATCGGCGCGCTGATCTTCGGCCGCCTCGCCGACCACTTCGGCCGCCGGCCGACGCTGATGATCAACATCGCGTGCTACTCGCTGCTCGAGCTCGCGTCCGGTTTCGCGCCGAGCCTCGCCGCGCTGCTCGCGCTGCGCACGCTGTTCGGCGTCGCGATGGGCGGCGAATGGGGCGTCGGCTCCGCGCTGACGATGGAGACGATTCCGCCGCGCGCGCGCGGCGCCGTGTCGGGCCTGCTGCAGGCGGGTTATCCGAGCGGCTATCTGCTCGCGTCGGTCGTCTTCGGCCTCTTCTACCAGTACATCGGCTGGCGCGGGATGTTCATGATCGGCGTGCTGCCCGCGCTGCTCGTGCTGTACGTGCGCGCGAAAGTGCCCGAGTCGCCCGCGTGGCGGCAAATGGAAAAGCGCGCGCGCCCGAGCCTCGTCGCGACGCTCAAGCAGAACTGGAAGCTGTCGATCTACGCGGTGGTGCTGATGACCGCGTTCAACTTCTTCTCGCACGGCACGCAGGATCTCTACCCGACCTTCCTGCGCGAGCAGCATCACTTCGATCCGCATACGGTGTCATGGATCACGATCGTGCTGAACATCGGCGCGATCGTGGGCGGCCTCACGTTCGGCTGGTTGTCCGAACGCATCGGCCGCCGCCGCGCGATCTTCATCGCCGCGCTGATCGCGCTGCCCGTGCTGCCGCTGTGGGCGTTCTCGGCGGGCACGCTCGCGCTCGCCGCGGGCGCGTTCCTGATGCAGATCTCGGTGCAGGGCGCATGGGGCGTGATCCCCGTGCACCTGAACGAGATCTCGCCGGACGAGATTCGCGCGACGTTCCCCGGCTTCGTCTATCAGCTCGGCAATCTGCTCGCGTCGGGCAACGCGACGATGCAGGCGCAGCTCGCGGTCGATCACGGCAACGACTACAGCATGGCGCTCGCGACGGTCGCGGGCATCGTCGCCGTCGTCATCTGCGTTTTAATTGTGTTCAGCCGCGAACGACGCGGGATCGACATGACGCAAACGGCCGCGATGGGCTCGACGACCGGATGA
- a CDS encoding TetR/AcrR family transcriptional regulator produces the protein MAVRQASRQSGGTKARILDAAEDLFIEHGFEAMSMRQITSRAAVNLAAVNYHFGSKEALIHAMLSRRLDQLNEERLRILDRFDAQLGPHVTCEHVLGAMFIPALQASRDPQRGGRAFLRLIGRAYTDPSAFVRNFLTAHYATVAGRFFDAFQRALPNLPRAELGWRLHYAIGALSGALAGAETESLIDEFTQGRTMNDVQMIARLSALIVAALNAPMPDATQLAIFASVLDGAAASASATMQPAGPLAPAPAAAPSAAPALVPAAAVSALAPSAAPPAPVAPASAAPMPAAPAAPASPRTEAFAAEPVGAAAHETHAT, from the coding sequence ATGGCAGTTCGACAAGCCAGCCGGCAATCCGGCGGGACGAAGGCGCGCATCCTGGATGCGGCCGAAGATCTTTTCATCGAGCATGGCTTCGAAGCGATGTCGATGCGGCAAATCACATCGCGCGCCGCGGTGAATCTCGCCGCGGTCAACTATCACTTCGGCAGCAAGGAAGCGCTCATCCACGCGATGCTGTCGCGACGCCTCGATCAACTGAACGAGGAGCGCCTGCGCATCCTCGATCGGTTCGACGCGCAACTCGGCCCGCACGTCACCTGCGAGCACGTGCTGGGCGCGATGTTCATTCCGGCGCTGCAGGCGTCGCGCGATCCGCAGCGCGGCGGCCGCGCGTTCCTGAGGCTCATCGGCCGCGCGTACACCGATCCGTCGGCGTTCGTGCGCAACTTCCTGACCGCGCACTACGCAACCGTCGCCGGCCGCTTCTTCGACGCATTCCAGCGCGCGCTGCCGAACCTGCCGCGCGCGGAGCTCGGCTGGCGGCTGCACTACGCGATCGGCGCGCTGTCCGGCGCGCTCGCGGGCGCGGAGACGGAGAGCCTCATCGACGAATTCACGCAAGGCCGCACGATGAACGACGTGCAGATGATCGCGCGGCTGTCCGCGCTGATCGTCGCGGCGCTGAACGCGCCGATGCCCGACGCGACGCAGCTCGCGATCTTCGCATCGGTGCTCGACGGCGCGGCGGCCTCGGCCAGCGCGACGATGCAGCCTGCCGGACCGCTTGCGCCCGCGCCCGCCGCCGCGCCGTCCGCAGCGCCCGCACTCGTGCCGGCCGCCGCCGTGTCGGCGCTCGCGCCAAGCGCCGCGCCGCCGGCTCCGGTCGCGCCGGCGTCCGCCGCGCCGATGCCGGCGGCCCCCGCGGCGCCGGCGTCACCCCGCACCGAGGCGTTCGCGGCCGAGCCGGTCGGCGCGGCCGCGCACGAGACGCACGCGACCTGA
- a CDS encoding GNAT family N-acetyltransferase has translation MDPDTQAHPALPTLETDRLWLRPRVLADLDACLAMDRDLDVTRHIAGPWDDPVEHRRFVEHRITCAYPPGLGYWSIFEKAQPARFVGWMLLIPDYVEGGRDIEIGWRLVRASWGRGIASEAARRVVRHAFETVRLPRVVADIAAANGASLNVARKLGMRRVGIVRDGIPYVRHRLERADLAARG, from the coding sequence ATGGATCCGGATACGCAAGCTCACCCGGCGCTGCCGACACTCGAAACCGACCGCCTGTGGCTGCGTCCGCGCGTGCTCGCCGATCTCGACGCATGCCTCGCGATGGATCGCGATCTGGACGTGACGCGCCACATCGCCGGCCCGTGGGACGACCCCGTCGAGCACCGCCGCTTCGTCGAGCATCGGATCACGTGCGCGTATCCGCCGGGGCTCGGCTACTGGTCGATCTTCGAGAAGGCGCAGCCCGCCCGGTTCGTCGGCTGGATGCTGCTGATCCCCGACTACGTCGAAGGCGGCCGCGACATCGAGATCGGCTGGCGGCTCGTGCGCGCCTCATGGGGGCGCGGGATCGCGAGCGAAGCTGCGCGGCGCGTCGTCCGGCATGCGTTCGAGACGGTCAGGCTGCCGCGCGTCGTCGCGGACATCGCCGCGGCCAACGGCGCGTCGCTGAACGTCGCGCGCAAGCTCGGGATGCGGCGCGTCGGCATCGTGCGGGACGGCATCCCGTACGTTCGCCACCGGCTCGAGCGCGCGGATCTGGCCGCACGCGGCTGA
- a CDS encoding SulP family inorganic anion transporter: MDLRSKHIDAPPQQAAHFAPLDEPPAPRGRRAALDALAGLSIAGLLIPEAVAYAGLANLPPQAGLIALVAGLVVYAIAGSSRFAIVSATSSSAVVLAATVISEAGPGAGTQLMLAAALVATTGIVFILAGAARLGGMSDFIARPVLRGFTFGLALTIVIKQLPKMLDVPIRHGDTLRVALDLVLGIPNSNVHSAALGATALAILFALGRRTRVPATLVVIVLGIAAGYWIDWHRYGIAVVGTIDLENLAFGMPVLGRSDWMQTAEFGFALMLILYAESYGSIRNFALKHGDTISPNRDLVALGCANLVSGLLHGMPVGAGYSATSANEAAGAQTRMAGLFAAAVIALIVWLLLPQLARIPEPVLAAIVIFAVSHSLHPEVFRPYWSWHRDRIVVIAALAAVIVLGVLHGLLAAIGVSLLLTLRQLSEPNVSVLGRLRESHDFVDVSMHEDAKPISGVLIVRPEAQLFFANAERVLTMTRHLARDAQPPVHTVMLSLEESPDVDGTTIEALKTFGAECGARGWRLVLVRLKPNVLRVLQRAADGALRADALSELSVDESLQSLAAGELSRA, from the coding sequence ATGGACCTCCGCTCGAAGCACATCGACGCGCCGCCGCAGCAGGCCGCGCATTTCGCGCCGCTCGACGAGCCGCCTGCGCCGCGAGGGCGCCGCGCGGCGCTCGACGCGCTCGCGGGGCTGTCGATCGCGGGCCTCCTGATACCCGAGGCGGTCGCATACGCGGGGCTCGCGAACCTGCCGCCGCAGGCGGGGCTCATCGCGCTCGTCGCCGGGCTCGTCGTCTATGCGATCGCGGGCAGCAGCCGCTTCGCGATCGTGTCGGCGACGTCGTCGTCGGCCGTCGTGCTCGCGGCCACCGTGATCTCCGAGGCCGGGCCGGGCGCCGGCACGCAGTTGATGCTCGCCGCGGCGCTCGTCGCGACGACGGGCATCGTGTTCATCCTCGCGGGCGCCGCGCGTCTCGGCGGCATGTCGGATTTCATCGCGCGGCCGGTGCTGCGCGGGTTTACGTTCGGCCTTGCGCTCACGATCGTGATCAAGCAGTTGCCGAAGATGCTCGACGTGCCGATCCGTCACGGCGACACGCTGCGCGTCGCGCTCGACCTGGTGCTCGGGATACCGAACTCCAACGTTCACAGCGCGGCGCTTGGCGCGACGGCGCTTGCGATCCTGTTCGCGCTCGGCAGGCGCACGCGCGTGCCGGCGACGCTCGTCGTGATCGTGCTCGGGATCGCGGCCGGCTACTGGATCGACTGGCATCGCTACGGCATCGCCGTCGTCGGCACGATCGATCTGGAAAATCTCGCGTTCGGCATGCCGGTGCTCGGCCGCTCCGACTGGATGCAGACGGCCGAGTTCGGCTTCGCGCTGATGCTGATCCTGTACGCGGAATCGTATGGATCGATTCGCAATTTCGCGCTCAAGCACGGCGACACGATTTCGCCGAACCGCGATCTCGTCGCGCTCGGCTGCGCGAATCTCGTATCGGGGCTGCTGCACGGAATGCCCGTCGGCGCCGGCTATTCGGCGACGTCGGCGAACGAGGCGGCGGGCGCGCAGACGCGCATGGCGGGCTTGTTCGCGGCCGCCGTGATCGCGCTGATCGTCTGGCTGCTGCTGCCGCAGCTTGCGCGCATCCCCGAGCCCGTGCTCGCGGCGATCGTGATCTTCGCGGTCAGTCATTCGCTGCACCCCGAAGTGTTCAGGCCGTACTGGAGCTGGCATCGCGACCGGATCGTCGTGATCGCCGCGCTCGCGGCCGTGATCGTGCTCGGCGTGCTGCACGGCCTGCTCGCCGCGATCGGCGTGAGCCTGCTGCTGACGCTGCGACAGTTGTCCGAGCCGAACGTGAGCGTGCTCGGGCGGCTGCGCGAGAGCCACGATTTCGTCGACGTGTCGATGCACGAGGATGCAAAGCCGATTTCCGGCGTGCTGATCGTGCGGCCGGAAGCGCAGCTCTTCTTCGCGAACGCGGAGCGCGTGCTGACCATGACGCGGCATCTCGCGCGCGACGCGCAGCCGCCCGTGCACACGGTGATGCTGAGTCTCGAGGAGTCGCCCGACGTCGACGGCACGACGATCGAAGCGCTGAAGACGTTCGGCGCCGAGTGCGGCGCGCGCGGCTGGCGCCTCGTGCTCGTGCGCCTGAAGCCGAACGTGCTGCGCGTGCTGCAGCGCGCGGCGGACGGGGCGCTGCGGGCGGACGCGCTGTCGGAGTTGAGCGTCGACGAAAGCCTGCAGTCGCTGGCGGCGGGCGAGCTGTCGCGCGCGTGA
- a CDS encoding response regulator transcription factor produces MSSRSSSPVSLRTTPDLVGAHILVADDRPNDLRLLTEILRAARCRISVAFDGLQAYHRAQAISPDLILMDVRMPRMDGFAACRLLASTPSTQSIPVIILTAAGDLEDRIAGLETGAIDYIVKPFEPAEVIARIRNHLKRARRSQPFAHLPELPDHPDAALVRAASEVLLRDLRYPPALEDLARQVGTHEKRLSRVFRDHLGQTVFEYLRDTRLRAAMHFLAETSMGIGDIAEEIGFSTPGNFATAFRERFGITPSDWRRQRNAVDARATSDEHHRDA; encoded by the coding sequence ATGTCATCCCGCTCGTCCAGTCCGGTGTCGCTTCGCACCACGCCGGATCTCGTTGGCGCACATATTCTTGTCGCCGACGATCGCCCGAACGACCTGCGGCTCCTGACCGAGATCCTGCGTGCCGCGCGGTGCCGGATCAGCGTCGCGTTCGACGGCCTGCAGGCCTATCACCGTGCGCAGGCGATCTCTCCCGACCTGATCCTGATGGATGTCCGCATGCCGCGCATGGACGGTTTCGCCGCGTGCAGGCTGCTGGCGTCGACGCCGTCCACGCAGTCGATACCCGTGATCATCCTGACCGCCGCGGGCGATCTCGAGGACCGCATCGCGGGGCTCGAAACCGGCGCGATCGACTACATCGTCAAGCCGTTCGAACCGGCTGAAGTGATTGCACGAATCCGCAATCACCTGAAGCGCGCGCGCCGCAGCCAGCCCTTTGCGCATCTGCCCGAGCTTCCCGACCATCCCGACGCCGCGCTGGTGCGCGCGGCGAGCGAGGTCCTGCTGCGCGACCTGCGCTATCCGCCCGCGCTCGAGGATCTCGCCCGGCAGGTCGGCACGCACGAAAAGCGCCTGTCGCGCGTGTTCCGCGACCATCTCGGCCAGACCGTGTTCGAGTATCTGCGCGACACGCGCCTGCGCGCCGCGATGCACTTTCTCGCGGAGACGTCGATGGGAATCGGCGATATTGCCGAGGAAATCGGCTTTTCCACGCCGGGCAATTTCGCGACGGCCTTTCGCGAACGCTTCGGCATCACGCCATCCGACTGGCGGCGCCAGCGCAACGCAGTCGATGCGCGCGCCACATCTGATGAGCATCACCGCGATGCATAA
- a CDS encoding alkaline phosphatase family protein codes for MANPLSRIEHVVYLMLENRSFDQMLGFLYADDGNRSPTGQPFDGLTGSESNPDDLGRPVGVYRIRATDPHPYLMPGADPGEGFQNTNYQLFSDDNPAPGAVPTNQGFVVSFKSAIATDQSRHDKDALPGTTPAQIMGMYTPELLPVLSGLAKGYAVCDRWFASAPTMTMPNRAFALAGTSQGHLDDHVKIFTCPSIFGRLSDQGADWAIFGYNRDPLTRHDFPDTQNADDSHFGHFRDFQTRAANGTLPAFTFLEPSWDASGNSQHPNYDVTAGEQLIHDVYYALRNGPGWNGTLFIVTYDEHGGNYDHVAPPSGATPPGDGTVGEFGFDFTRFGVRVPAVLVSPLIAAGTVFRSATGTIDHTSVLKTISERFGTTPLTARDRDAPSLGDVLTLASPRAASDDPLAGVTVPVSDLSHPNAAKPSKLDKIHAARIAALPLRNEKGHYEEADAPLASTAELSNFIRDRSAAWSQHRQRQQQRLQQRQQPPRKRRR; via the coding sequence GTGGCGAATCCACTCTCCAGGATCGAACATGTCGTCTATCTGATGCTCGAAAATCGTTCGTTCGATCAGATGCTCGGCTTTCTCTATGCTGACGACGGCAACCGCTCCCCCACCGGCCAGCCGTTCGACGGCCTCACCGGCAGCGAATCGAATCCCGACGATCTCGGCCGCCCGGTCGGCGTCTACCGGATTCGCGCAACCGATCCGCATCCGTATCTGATGCCGGGCGCCGATCCCGGCGAAGGCTTTCAGAACACCAACTACCAGTTGTTCTCCGACGACAACCCCGCCCCCGGCGCCGTGCCGACGAATCAGGGCTTCGTCGTCAGCTTCAAGTCGGCGATCGCGACCGATCAGTCGCGGCACGACAAGGACGCGCTGCCCGGCACGACGCCCGCGCAGATCATGGGCATGTACACGCCCGAGCTGCTGCCCGTGCTGTCCGGGCTCGCGAAAGGCTATGCGGTGTGCGACCGCTGGTTCGCGTCGGCGCCGACAATGACGATGCCGAACCGCGCGTTCGCGCTCGCCGGCACGTCGCAGGGCCATCTCGACGATCACGTGAAGATCTTCACGTGCCCGAGCATCTTCGGGCGGCTGTCGGACCAGGGCGCCGACTGGGCGATCTTCGGTTACAACCGCGATCCGCTCACGCGCCACGATTTCCCCGACACGCAGAACGCCGACGACAGCCACTTCGGCCACTTTCGCGACTTCCAGACGCGCGCGGCGAACGGCACGCTGCCCGCGTTCACGTTCCTCGAGCCGAGCTGGGACGCGAGCGGCAACAGCCAGCATCCGAACTACGACGTCACCGCGGGCGAGCAGTTGATTCACGACGTCTACTACGCGCTGCGCAACGGTCCCGGCTGGAACGGCACGCTTTTCATCGTCACGTACGACGAGCACGGCGGCAACTACGATCATGTCGCGCCGCCATCCGGCGCGACGCCGCCCGGCGACGGCACCGTCGGCGAATTCGGCTTCGACTTCACGCGCTTCGGCGTGCGCGTGCCCGCGGTGCTCGTCTCGCCGCTGATCGCGGCGGGCACCGTGTTCCGCAGCGCGACAGGCACGATCGATCACACGTCGGTGCTGAAGACGATCAGCGAACGCTTCGGGACGACGCCGCTGACGGCGCGCGACCGCGATGCGCCGTCGCTCGGCGACGTGCTCACGCTCGCGAGCCCGCGCGCCGCGAGCGACGATCCGCTCGCCGGCGTGACCGTGCCCGTGTCGGACCTGTCCCATCCGAATGCGGCGAAGCCGTCGAAGCTCGACAAGATCCACGCGGCCCGCATCGCGGCGCTGCCGCTGCGCAACGAGAAAGGCCATTACGAGGAGGCCGACGCGCCGCTCGCGTCAACCGCCGAGCTGTCGAACTTCATTCGCGACCGCAGCGCCGCATGGAGCCAGCATCGCCAGCGGCAGCAGCAGCGGTTGCAGCAACGGCAACAGCCGCCGCGCAAGCGGCGGCGCTGA
- a CDS encoding PA domain-containing protein yields MAQLKSWTRRLFGASGCALLLALSALDAAHADSEPDASPSGAWPSAALPDRAAVDVDASQLLPTPQLVQWQIDLDRRGLRSTGSPAHERYIDVLRRRLARAGVPQLHTEAATLTRWTARHWRLDVADGAPRERIDVTGYLPYSGDTGRDGVVAPIRYLSAGQMPDADVAGKIAVVEWPASPLSGAFFHERALRVFDPDNAFPPSAPYVRTSFMLGTLTAMLDRLQAAGAAGVVMIADTSSAEATDLYAPYDGRLRRVPGLFVDRATGAKLVSLAERRATLRLSLDASVERVQTRNLIGIIPGMSDELTVVNSHTDGPNGIEDNGPNAIVAIAQYLSRLPRAALPRTVMILLSSGHFAGGVGAEDFIARHARDGLLARIACIVTIEHLGAQEWLPNAHGALAPTGRAEPTALFMPSVPALVDAADALVRRANAAPAFAMPPLNPNGDGSADDAVWPGEGQYFWGRARVPTINLITGPTYLLNYGVTTADKIDYARLRREIAATAQALLDLSRVPFAALRAVQPAMRAATP; encoded by the coding sequence ATGGCCCAGCTCAAATCATGGACGCGCCGCTTGTTCGGCGCTTCGGGATGCGCGCTGTTGCTCGCGCTGTCGGCGCTCGACGCGGCGCATGCGGATTCCGAGCCCGACGCATCGCCGAGCGGCGCATGGCCGAGCGCCGCGCTGCCCGATCGCGCCGCCGTCGACGTGGACGCGTCGCAGTTGCTGCCGACGCCGCAGCTCGTGCAATGGCAGATCGACCTCGATCGCCGCGGCCTGAGATCGACCGGCTCGCCCGCGCACGAACGCTACATCGACGTGCTGCGCCGCCGCCTCGCGCGAGCCGGCGTGCCACAGCTCCATACCGAGGCGGCGACGCTCACGCGCTGGACCGCGCGGCACTGGCGGCTCGACGTCGCCGACGGCGCGCCGCGCGAACGCATCGACGTCACGGGCTACCTGCCCTATTCCGGCGACACCGGCCGCGACGGCGTCGTCGCGCCGATCCGCTATCTCTCAGCCGGACAGATGCCCGATGCGGACGTGGCCGGCAAGATCGCCGTCGTCGAATGGCCGGCATCGCCGCTATCGGGCGCGTTCTTCCACGAGCGCGCGCTGCGCGTGTTCGATCCGGACAACGCGTTTCCGCCGTCGGCGCCCTATGTCCGCACGAGCTTCATGCTCGGCACGCTCACCGCGATGCTCGACAGGCTGCAAGCAGCGGGCGCGGCGGGCGTCGTGATGATCGCCGATACGTCGAGCGCCGAGGCGACCGATCTGTACGCGCCGTACGACGGCCGGCTGCGGCGCGTGCCCGGCCTCTTCGTCGATCGTGCGACGGGCGCGAAGCTCGTCTCGCTCGCGGAGCGCCGCGCGACGCTGCGGCTGTCGCTCGACGCGAGCGTCGAGCGCGTGCAGACCCGCAACCTGATCGGCATCATCCCCGGCATGAGCGACGAGCTGACCGTCGTCAACAGCCACACGGACGGCCCGAACGGAATCGAGGACAACGGCCCGAACGCGATCGTCGCGATCGCGCAATACCTGAGCCGCCTGCCCCGCGCGGCGCTGCCGCGCACGGTCATGATCCTGCTGTCGAGCGGGCATTTCGCGGGCGGTGTCGGCGCCGAGGATTTCATCGCGCGACATGCGCGCGACGGGCTCCTCGCGCGCATCGCGTGCATCGTGACGATCGAGCATCTCGGCGCGCAGGAATGGCTGCCGAACGCGCACGGCGCGCTCGCGCCGACGGGCCGCGCGGAGCCGACCGCGCTCTTCATGCCGTCCGTGCCGGCGCTCGTCGATGCGGCCGACGCACTCGTGCGCCGCGCAAACGCGGCGCCCGCATTCGCGATGCCGCCGCTGAATCCGAACGGAGACGGCAGCGCGGACGACGCGGTCTGGCCCGGCGAGGGGCAGTACTTCTGGGGCCGCGCGCGCGTGCCGACGATCAATCTGATCACGGGCCCCACGTATCTGCTCAACTACGGCGTGACGACGGCGGACAAGATCGACTATGCGCGCCTGCGTCGCGAAATCGCGGCGACGGCGCAGGCGCTGCTCGATCTGTCGCGGGTGCCGTTCGCCGCGCTGCGCGCGGTGCAGCCGGCGATGCGCGCAGCGACGCCGTGA